One genomic window of Cannabis sativa cultivar Pink pepper isolate KNU-18-1 chromosome 2, ASM2916894v1, whole genome shotgun sequence includes the following:
- the LOC133034068 gene encoding MATH domain and coiled-coil domain-containing protein At3g58340-like, translated as MDSTTETSRCIRNIPPVHYLMKVESYSLLSNSNESYHSSSFQVGDYKWRLSFYPNGDKRFNATNNYISLYLTICDTDSLPSGWEVNVNFTLLVYNHRHDNYLTFQGMRRFHELKKEWGFEQIESLETFKDVCNGYLFNDSCAFGADVFVMKHTLNSETLSVFRREDLTNPTFRWEIKEFSKMDKSIISKKFCSGETNWYLSIYPKGKSSKDGKAFSIFLSLDDDDDDSAHNNSTIYAEFYLRVIDQLNSKHEEGAVNRWFSGCKGWGVPEFMLLEDLHKSSNGYIVKDSLIVEVEFSIMSRTKVSNS; from the exons ATGGATTCTACTACTG AAACTTCAAGATGTATAAGAAATATTCCACCAGTTCACTATTTGATGAAGGTTGAGTCTTATAGCTTGCTCTCAAACTCAAATGAAAGTTACCATAGTTCTTCTTTCCAAGTTGGAGACTACAAATG GAGATTATCATTTTATCCCAATGGAGATAAAAGGTTCAATGCTACCAACAATTATATATCTCTATATTTGACAATATGTGATACTGATAGTCTTCCAAGTGGTTGGGAAGTTAATGTTAACTTCACTTTATTAGTCTATAATCATAGACACGATAATTACTTGACTTTCCAAG GTATGAGGCGTTTTCATGAATTGAAAAAAGAATGGGGTTTTGAACAAATAGAGTCACTTGAAACTTTCAAAGATGTATGTAATGGATACCTCTTTAACGACTCTTGTGCATTTGGGGCTGATGTCTTTGTCATGAAGCACACTCTCAACTCAGAAACTCTTTCTGTATTTAGACGTGAGGATCTAACTAATCCTACTTTCCGTTGGGAGATTAAAGAGTTTTCTAAAATGGATAAATCAATCATATCTAAAAAGTTCTGTTCTGGAGAAACAAACTG GTATTTATCGATCTATCCGAAGGGTAAAAGTAGTAAAGATGGCAAAGCATTCTCGATTTTCTTATCtttagatgatgatgatgatgatagtgCTCACAACAATTCAACAATTTATGCTGAATTTTATTTGCGAGTAATTGACCAACTCAATTCAAAGCACGAAGAGGGTGCAG TTAATCGATGGTTTAGTGGTTGCAAAGGTTGGGGTGTTCCTGAATTTATGTTATTGGAAGATCTTCACAAATCTTCGAATGGTTACATTGTAAAGGATTCTCTTATAGTGGAAGTTGAGTTCTCCATCATGTCACGAACTAAGGTTTCAAACTCCTAG
- the LOC115719792 gene encoding gamma-glutamyl peptidase 5, which produces MESIIMTTTTMKKNKKFGLLLCADDTDYVKKMYGGYYGVFVRMLKEEGETWDMYRVTRGEYPDEDELESYDGFVISGSRKDAHSNEPWISRLLIFLKKLDSMKKKVLGICFGHQILSRALGGKSGRSMTGWDIGIRTVHFSSSSSSSKLFQSLKTPPLLSIYEIHRDEVWELPPKAELIAWSDKTGVEMFRYGDHMMGIQGHPEYTKDILLHLIDRLVKLDFIEDSESEELKAKLDEHEPDREALRRLCTSFLKGGL; this is translated from the exons ATGGAAAGCATAATAATGACAACAACAACGATGAAGAAGAACAAAAAATTTGGGCTTCTTCTTTGCGCAGATGATACAGACTACGTTAAGAAAATGTACGGAGGGTATTATGGGGTTTTCGTAAGAATGCTGAAGGAAGAAGGGGAGACTTGGGATATGTATAGGGTGACACGTGGCGAGTATCCAGACGAAGATGAATTGGAATCGTACGATGGGTTTGTGATTAGCGGTAGCAGAAAAGATGCCCACAGTAACGAACCGTGGATCTCCAGGCTTTTAATATTTCTCAAGAAACTCGATTCCATGAAGAAAAAAGTTCTGGGCATTTGCTTTGGCCACCAG ATACTAAGTAGAGCATTGGGAGGAAAATCAGGCCGTTCAATGACGGGTTGGGATATAGGAATCAGAACCGTTcatttttcatcttcatcatcatcatcaaagcTTTTTCAATCTCTCAAAACACCACCCTTACTCTCCATCTACGAAATCCATCGCGATGAG gTATGGGAACTTCCTCCGAAGGCTGAACTCATTGCGTGGTCTGATAAGACTGGAGTGGAGATGTTTCGATATGGTGATCACATGATGGGCATCCAAGGCCACCCCGAATACACCAAAGACATACTTCTTCACCTAATCGATCGCCTTGTTAAGCTCGATTTCATTGAG GATTCTGAATCTGAGGAATTGAAGGCCAAGTTGGATGAACACGAGCCGGATAGGGAGGCGTTGAGGAGATTGTGTACTAGCTTTCTCAAGGGTGGATTATGA